Proteins from a genomic interval of Melospiza georgiana isolate bMelGeo1 chromosome 20, bMelGeo1.pri, whole genome shotgun sequence:
- the TMEM203 gene encoding transmembrane protein 203, with the protein MLFSLRELVQWLGFATFEIFLHGLALLAFSVLLVLKVDGAAAALSWWIVFVPFFAADGLSTYFTTIVSVRLFQDGEKRLAVLRLFWILTILSLKFVFEMLLCQKLVEHTRELWYGLIMSPVFILLQLLMIRACRVN; encoded by the coding sequence ATGCTGTTCTCCCTGCGCGAGCTCGTGCAGTGGCTCGGCTTCGCCACCTTCGAGATCTTCCTGCACGGGCTGGCCCTGCTCGCCTTCTCCGTGCTGCTCGTGCTCAAGGTGGACGGCGCGGCCGCCGCGCTCTCCTGGTGGATCGTGTTCGTGCCGTTCTTCGCCGCCGACGGGCTCAGCACCTACTTCACCACCATCGTGTCCGTGCGGCTGTTCCAGGACGGCGAGAAGCGGCTGGCGGTGCTGCGGCTCTTCTGGATCCTCACCATCCTCAGCCTCAAGTTCGTGTTCGagatgctgctgtgccagaAGCTGGTGGAGCACACGCGGGAGCTCTGGTACGGGCTCATCATGTCGCCCGTGttcatcctgctgcagctgctcatgATCCGGGCCTGCCGCGTGAACTGA
- the LOC131091919 gene encoding ectonucleoside triphosphate diphosphohydrolase 8-like, with product MLARKKSFTSAIIGALVALSIIALVLSLVRVEDVTLPATVKYGMVFDAGSSHTSLFVYQWDSDKENDTGVVSQTLSCDVQGQGISSYANNPPEAGNSLRECLDKALQVIPAEKQRDVPAYLGATAGMRLLREQNSSAAEQVLAEVAKTMQEYPVAFKGARILTGEEEGAYGWITINYLLDSFTKYSPKAHAWLRPEAANIFGALDLGGASTQITFMPEGSALSQNEGSELTLYGYRYRIYAHSYLCYGQDEMLKRLAQELIVGSFPSTRVLHPCYPKGYEEPVSLSWLRASPCTGSVPGDSAVTLEGSGDASACLAALRSLLNLSACGHSQDCALDGVPQPPLRGRFIAFSAFYYNFKFLNLTEGQPLAAVREAIEGFCSRSWQDLSSSYPTESPKRLPRYCANANYILTLLLHAYKFNESSWSNICFQMKAGGADVGWTLGYMLNLTNMVPAEAPARLKGHSSSLWAAAIAFIILTLVLGLAALLLQLWV from the exons ATGCTGGCCAGGAAGAAATCCTTCACCAGTGCCATCATTGGGGCACTGGTGGCACTCTCCATCATCGCCCTGGTTCTCAGCCTGGTGAGGGTTGAAGATGTGACGCTGCCTGCCACGGTCAAG TATGGGATGGTGTTTGATGCAGGCTCATCCCACACCTCTCTGTTCGTGTACCAGTGGGATTCGGACAAGGAGAACGACACTGGAGTGGTCAGCCAGACCCTGTCCTGTGATGTGCAGG GGCAAGGCATATCAAGCTATGCCAACAATCCCCCTGAAGCTGGCAATTCCCTAAGGGAGTGCTTGGATAAAGCCCTGCAGGTTATTCCTGCTGAGAAGCAGAGGGATGTCCCAGCTTATCTTGGAGCAACAGCTGGCATGAGGCTGCTGAG GGAACAgaacagctcagcagcagagcaagTCCTGGCTGAGGTTGCTAAAACCATGCAGGAGTACCCAGTGGCTTTCAAAGGGGCTCGGATCCtcacaggagaggaggagggggcctatggctggatCACCATCAACTACCTGCTGGACTCCTTCACCAAG TACTCTCCCAAAGCGCACGCCTGGCTTCGTCCGGAGGCAGCCAACATTTTTGGGGCACTGGATCTTGGAGGAGCATCCACCCAAATCACCTTCATGCCCGAAGGTTCAGCCCTGAGCCAGAATGAAGGCTCTGAGCTGACCCTGTACGGGTACAGGTACAGGATCTACGCTCACAGCTACCTGTGCTACGGGCAGGACGAGATGCTGAAGCGGCTGGCCCAGGAATTGATTGTG GGCTCGTTCCCCAGCACCCGTGTCCTGCACCCCTGCTACCCCAAGGGCTACGAGGAGCCGGTGTCGCTGTCGTGGCTCCGCGCCAGCCCCTGCACGGGCAGTGTCCCGGGGGACAGCGCGGTCACCCTGGAGGGCAGCGGCGACGCCAGCGCCTGCCTGGCAGCGCTCAGGAGCCTCCTCAACCTCTCGGCGTGCGGCCACAGCCAGGACTGCGCCTTGgacggtgtcccccagcccccgCTCCGGGGACGCTTCATC GCCTTCTCTGCCTTCTACTACAACTTCAAGTTCCTGAACCTGACGGAGGGGCAGCCGCTGGCCGCGGTCAGAGAGGCCATCGAGGGgttctgcagcaggagctggcaggat CTCTCTTCCAGCTACCCCACAGAGAGCCCCAAGCGCCTGCCCAGGTACTGCGCCAACGCCAACTACATCCTCACCCTCCTGCTCCACGCCTACAAGTTCAAcgagagcagctggagcaacatCTGCTTCCAGATGAAG GCCGGGGGTGCTGACGTGGGCTGGACGCTGGGGTACATGCTGAACCTCACCAACATGGTCCCGGCCGAGGCTCCAGCCAGGCTGAAGGGCCACAGCTCGTCCCTGTGGGCTGCAGCCATCGCCTTCATCATCCTCACGCTCGTCCTGGGGCtcgctgccctgctcctgcagctgtgggtgtAG